The bacterium HR17 genome has a window encoding:
- the gpr gene encoding L-glyceraldehyde 3-phosphate reductase produces the protein MEYTTLGKTGLEVSRICLGCMGFGDPNIWIHKWVLTEEESLPIIKRALELGINFFDTANVYSLGRSEEILGRALKKFGVNRDAVVIATKVHFRMREGPNAFGLSRKAIFNEIDHSLRRLGTDYVDIYIIHRWDYQTPIEETMEALNDIVRMGKARYIGASSMWTWQFQKANHVAETHGWSRFVVMQNHYNLIYREEEREMLPFCRAEGIGVIPYSPLAGGRLARDPDEKTQRAETDQIAKWKYDATSDIDRPIIERVGELAKKHGVSRAQIALAWLLHKEGVTAPIVGATKISHLEDAVGALSVKLTPEEIAYLEEPYIPHPVVGHQ, from the coding sequence GGAGTATACGACACTCGGGAAGACCGGGTTGGAAGTCTCACGCATTTGTCTTGGCTGTATGGGGTTTGGTGACCCGAACATTTGGATTCACAAATGGGTGCTCACGGAGGAGGAAAGCCTTCCAATCATCAAGAGAGCCCTTGAGTTGGGCATTAACTTCTTTGACACGGCAAATGTCTACTCGTTGGGAAGAAGTGAGGAGATCCTTGGGCGCGCCCTCAAAAAGTTTGGTGTCAATCGCGACGCAGTCGTAATTGCGACCAAGGTGCACTTTAGAATGCGTGAGGGACCAAACGCTTTCGGGCTATCGCGCAAAGCGATCTTCAATGAAATAGACCACAGCCTAAGGCGACTCGGCACTGACTATGTTGACATCTACATCATCCACCGCTGGGATTACCAAACTCCCATTGAAGAAACGATGGAAGCACTGAACGATATTGTGAGGATGGGCAAGGCACGCTACATTGGTGCTTCGTCCATGTGGACTTGGCAGTTCCAGAAAGCAAATCATGTCGCCGAAACGCATGGATGGTCGCGCTTTGTGGTAATGCAGAATCACTACAATTTGATTTATCGCGAGGAGGAACGAGAGATGCTTCCGTTTTGTCGTGCCGAAGGGATCGGCGTGATCCCTTATAGCCCGCTCGCCGGTGGGAGACTTGCCCGCGATCCCGACGAAAAAACACAGCGCGCTGAGACCGATCAAATTGCAAAGTGGAAATACGATGCGACTTCCGACATAGACCGTCCAATCATAGAGCGTGTCGGGGAACTGGCGAAAAAGCACGGGGTGTCAAGGGCTCAGATTGCATTGGCTTGGCTGCTACACAAAGAAGGGGTGACAGCCCCCATCGTCGGTGCAACGAAAATCTCTCATCTGGAAGACGCTGTCGGCGCTTTGTCCGTTAAACTAACTCCAGAGGAGATCGCCTACTTGGAAGAACCCTATATCCCACACCCTGTCGTCGGTCATCAATGA